One part of the Hydra vulgaris chromosome 01, alternate assembly HydraT2T_AEP genome encodes these proteins:
- the LOC136074566 gene encoding protein FAM200A-like — protein sequence MFTNEGSIRQKNIIERKQVLERIVIKEKKKNNETSAGTKGRGSFISLISKSTINQVILASGKLIQDSILLDMQEAGIFSLQIDTTQDITQKDQCSIVVRYVKGNIYDRVVAVLNCKSSTGKDMCNLISTFIKNNGLHIKNCIRNSTNGAANMRGQYNGFTSWLSKESPGQIHVWC from the exons atgttcACAAATGAAGGAAGCATACgtcagaaaaatattattgaacgAAAGCAAGTATTGGAAAGAAT AGTCAtcaaagaaaagaagaaaaataatgaaacatcTGCGGGAACTAAAGGTAGAGGCAGTTTCatttcattaatttcaaaatCTACTATTAACCAGGTAATTTTGGCCAGTGGAAAATTAATTCAAGATAGCATTTTGTTAGATATGCAGGAAGCAGGtattttttctttgcaaattgACACCACACAGGACATAACACAAAAGGATCAGTGCTCAATTGTTGTCCGATATGTAAAGGGAAATATTTATGACCGTGTAGTAGCTGTTTTAAATTGCAAATCGTCTACAGGGAAAGACATGTGCAATTTAATtagtacttttattaaaaacaatggattacatattaaaaattgtatcagaAATTCGACAAACGGAGCAGCAAACATGCGTGGACAGTATAATGGCTTCACCAGTTGGTTAAGTAAAGAATCGCCTGGTCAAATTCACGTTTGGTGTTAA